The following are from one region of the Methanothermobacter sp. genome:
- the purF gene encoding amidophosphoribosyltransferase: MRDKCGIVGIYSQDKNINVASQIYYALYALQHRGQESAGISTFNGSDMLTHRGMGLVCDVFSPEKLDELEGNVGIGHVRYSTTGESRIENSQPFWSEFQGGKIAIAHNGDIINSMELRDELEDEGHSFISTTDSEVICHLLSREYGKKPNMIGAIKRVSEQLVGSYSLVVLFNGDLYVIRDPVGIKPLAFARKGNTQMVASETVAFDVIGAEHVRDVQPGEILHLNRGKSYWVANAPNTRRAHCMFEYVYFARPDSVIDGRNVYRVRLSIGEALYREHPADADVVVPVPDSSIPAAIGYSRASGIPYGEGLIKNRYVGRTFIMPTQEERETAVRLKMNPIRSELEGKRIVLIDDSIVRGTTSRALIDIIRDAGAEEIHLRIGCPPIKSPCYYGIAMATKKELIASSRDVEEIRKIIGVESLGYLSIEALVESIGIKKGFLCTGCLDGDYPTPLPSDIEEYEALRSCL, from the coding sequence GTGAGAGACAAATGTGGTATTGTAGGGATTTACTCACAGGATAAAAACATCAATGTGGCCTCCCAGATCTACTATGCACTCTATGCCCTCCAGCACAGGGGACAGGAATCCGCAGGGATCTCAACGTTCAACGGAAGCGACATGCTGACCCACAGGGGCATGGGACTTGTCTGTGACGTCTTCAGCCCTGAAAAACTGGATGAACTCGAGGGGAATGTCGGTATAGGTCATGTTCGTTATTCAACCACTGGTGAATCCAGAATTGAGAATTCCCAGCCATTCTGGAGCGAATTCCAGGGAGGTAAAATCGCCATAGCCCACAACGGTGACATAATAAATTCAATGGAACTTCGGGATGAACTGGAGGATGAGGGCCACTCATTCATATCAACCACAGATTCAGAGGTGATATGTCACCTTCTGAGCAGGGAATATGGAAAAAAACCCAACATGATAGGTGCCATAAAGAGGGTTTCAGAGCAGCTTGTCGGGTCCTACTCCCTCGTAGTCCTCTTCAATGGGGACCTCTATGTCATAAGGGACCCTGTTGGTATAAAGCCCCTGGCATTTGCAAGGAAGGGAAACACCCAGATGGTTGCCTCTGAAACCGTGGCCTTTGATGTTATAGGAGCTGAGCATGTGAGGGATGTTCAGCCAGGGGAGATACTGCACCTCAACAGGGGCAAGTCCTACTGGGTTGCCAACGCACCCAACACCAGGAGGGCCCACTGCATGTTTGAGTACGTCTACTTTGCAAGACCCGACAGTGTCATAGACGGCCGGAACGTCTACAGAGTCAGGCTCAGTATAGGGGAGGCCCTCTACCGTGAACACCCCGCCGATGCCGATGTGGTTGTACCGGTACCTGACTCCTCCATCCCGGCGGCCATAGGCTACTCCCGCGCTTCAGGGATACCCTACGGTGAGGGGCTCATAAAGAACAGGTACGTTGGCCGCACGTTCATAATGCCCACACAGGAGGAACGCGAAACAGCGGTTAGACTCAAGATGAACCCCATAAGGTCTGAGCTTGAGGGTAAGCGGATAGTGCTCATCGATGACAGCATAGTGAGGGGAACGACCTCCAGGGCACTCATCGATATAATCAGGGATGCGGGGGCAGAGGAGATACACCTACGTATAGGATGCCCACCCATAAAGTCCCCCTGCTACTATGGTATAGCCATGGCAACCAAGAAGGAGCTTATAGCATCGAGCAGGGATGTTGAGGAGATAAGGAAGATAATAGGGGTTGAGTCCCTGGGTTACCTGAGTATTGAGGCACTCGTTGAATCCATAGGTATCAAGAAGGGTTTCCTGTGCACGGGTTGCCTGGACGGGGACTACCCGACACCTCTCCCCTCCGATATAGAGGAATATGAGGCACTGAGGTCCTGCCTCTAG
- a CDS encoding peptidase U32 family protein: protein MPELLSPAGDFPSLMAALKSGADAVYVGLEGCNMRARAGNFSIGEVVEAVEIAHSYDAGLYVCTNTALRDSDIEKLEKLFPELYSAGADAVIASDLAAVELASECGLDVHVSVQANVTNTRTLRILGEMGASRAILSRELSLREIASIAAESPIETEVFVHGALCTAISGRCYLSSYLYGRSANCGDCLQPCRKRWRLVSEDEEFDLEVTPGGDIRSYILSPRDLCMVEHIPELLDAGVDALKIEGRGRAADYVATVTSVYREAIDTYLSGDWSFDSRWLERLEGVFNRGFGTGFYFSEPDTCSSGNVSTYVKQDVGEVVNYYRKVGAAEVRLWRPLEVGDEIIIQGRTTGALIQRVESLQVDGDPVERVESGRAGILVEDRVRPGDLVYRRVRRG from the coding sequence ATGCCTGAGCTTCTATCACCTGCAGGTGACTTCCCATCCCTGATGGCAGCCCTTAAGTCGGGTGCTGATGCGGTTTACGTGGGCCTTGAGGGCTGTAACATGAGGGCAAGGGCGGGTAATTTCAGTATCGGTGAAGTCGTTGAGGCAGTGGAGATAGCCCACAGCTACGATGCAGGACTCTATGTATGCACAAACACGGCCCTCAGGGACTCTGATATTGAGAAACTCGAGAAATTATTCCCTGAGCTTTACTCTGCGGGTGCTGATGCGGTGATAGCCTCCGACCTTGCAGCTGTGGAGCTTGCATCTGAATGCGGCCTGGACGTCCATGTCAGTGTACAGGCGAATGTCACAAATACGAGGACGCTGAGGATACTGGGGGAGATGGGCGCCAGCAGGGCCATACTATCCAGGGAGCTCTCCCTTCGTGAAATCGCCAGCATTGCGGCAGAATCACCCATTGAAACCGAGGTTTTTGTCCATGGTGCCCTCTGCACAGCAATATCAGGTAGATGCTACCTCAGCTCATACCTTTATGGTAGAAGCGCCAACTGCGGTGATTGCCTTCAGCCATGCAGGAAGAGGTGGAGGCTGGTATCTGAGGATGAGGAATTCGACCTTGAGGTGACCCCTGGCGGTGATATAAGGAGTTACATTCTGAGTCCCCGGGATCTGTGTATGGTTGAACATATACCTGAACTCCTTGATGCCGGTGTCGACGCCCTCAAGATAGAGGGACGTGGAAGGGCAGCGGATTACGTTGCAACCGTTACCTCAGTCTACCGGGAGGCCATTGACACTTACCTTTCAGGTGATTGGAGCTTTGATTCCCGGTGGCTTGAGAGACTCGAGGGTGTCTTTAACCGGGGCTTTGGCACCGGTTTTTACTTCTCTGAGCCAGATACCTGTAGCAGTGGTAATGTATCCACTTATGTGAAGCAGGATGTGGGGGAGGTTGTTAACTACTACAGGAAGGTGGGGGCCGCTGAGGTGAGACTGTGGAGACCACTTGAGGTTGGAGATGAGATCATAATACAGGGTAGAACAACGGGGGCCCTCATACAGCGTGTTGAATCCCTTCAGGTTGATGGCGACCCCGTGGAGAGGGTTGAATCTGGCAGGGCTGGTATCCTAGTGGAGGATAGGGTCCGCCCGGGGGACCTTGTATACCGCAGGGTTAGAAGGGGTTGA
- a CDS encoding CBS domain-containing protein, producing the protein MIRVKDAMQTDVITVNRNSKIHDAARVLRENRISGAPVVDDEGKLVGVISEGDIMRLIEVHSPSLNLLMPSPLDLLELPVRMKHEYDEIAKGIRKAAMMLVEEIMSDRVVTVHPDASISDAAELMDRHDVKRLPVVEDGELVGIITRGDIIGAFVK; encoded by the coding sequence ATGATAAGGGTAAAGGATGCCATGCAGACCGATGTAATAACAGTTAATAGGAACAGTAAGATACATGATGCTGCACGTGTACTGAGGGAGAACAGGATCAGCGGGGCCCCTGTTGTTGATGATGAGGGTAAACTCGTGGGTGTTATCAGTGAGGGTGATATAATGAGGCTGATTGAGGTCCATTCACCCAGCCTGAACCTCCTCATGCCATCCCCCCTGGACCTGCTTGAGCTTCCAGTTAGGATGAAACATGAATACGATGAAATAGCAAAGGGTATCAGGAAGGCGGCCATGATGCTTGTGGAGGAGATAATGAGTGATAGGGTTGTAACGGTGCACCCTGATGCATCCATCTCTGATGCGGCGGAACTCATGGACCGGCATGATGTAAAGAGGCTTCCTGTGGTTGAGGACGGTGAACTGGTGGGTATCATAACAAGGGGCGATATAATAGGCGCATTTGTTAAGTGA
- the cfbC gene encoding Ni-sirohydrochlorin a,c-diamide reductive cyclase ATP-dependent reductase subunit, which translates to MKRIAIYGKGGIGKSTIVSNMAAAYSSKYRVLVIGCDPKADTTRTLYGERLPAVLDILKENRKPDASEVIHEGFGGVRCVESGGPEPGVGCAGRGVIVAMNLLEKLGVFEEEIDVIIYDVLGDVVCGGFAVPLREEFADEVYIVTSGEYMSLYAANNIARGIKKLRGKLGGVICNCRGIRNEVEIVSEFASRIGSRVIGVVPRSPLVQESEIEAKTVIEKFPESEQAEVYRKLAEEVYLNTEFSAPKPMDPEEFEEFFRNFKGDD; encoded by the coding sequence ATGAAGCGGATAGCAATCTATGGTAAGGGTGGTATAGGGAAGTCCACGATTGTATCGAATATGGCTGCCGCCTATTCCTCCAAGTACAGGGTACTCGTTATAGGCTGTGATCCAAAGGCAGATACAACGAGGACACTCTACGGTGAAAGGCTCCCTGCGGTACTTGATATCCTCAAGGAGAACCGTAAACCTGACGCCTCTGAGGTTATCCATGAGGGCTTTGGCGGTGTCAGGTGTGTGGAGTCAGGGGGCCCTGAACCCGGTGTTGGATGCGCAGGGAGGGGTGTGATCGTTGCAATGAACCTCCTTGAAAAACTTGGAGTATTCGAGGAGGAGATTGATGTCATCATATACGATGTGCTCGGGGACGTGGTCTGCGGGGGATTCGCGGTGCCACTACGTGAGGAATTTGCAGATGAGGTCTATATAGTAACTTCAGGGGAGTACATGTCCCTTTATGCGGCAAACAACATTGCAAGGGGCATAAAGAAACTGAGGGGTAAACTTGGCGGTGTCATCTGTAACTGCCGTGGCATCAGAAATGAGGTTGAAATTGTCTCTGAATTCGCCTCAAGGATAGGTTCACGTGTTATTGGGGTGGTTCCAAGAAGCCCCCTTGTCCAGGAGAGTGAAATTGAGGCAAAGACCGTTATTGAGAAGTTCCCTGAATCTGAACAGGCAGAGGTTTACAGAAAACTTGCAGAGGAGGTTTACCTTAACACTGAATTCTCGGCACCTAAACCCATGGACCCTGAGGAGTTTGAGGAGTTCTTTAGAAACTTCAAAGGAGATGATTGA
- a CDS encoding DUF123 domain-containing protein, translating into MKGTYCLIIRCGGTETMIGSLGMIRFPPGYYVYVGSGFGSLEARIRRHLRAEKRMRWHIDHLLSDAEVVSVFYSTDKRRLECAVSEKLEGDLSVKGFGCSDCRCRSHLHHFETRKEAEKAVEKAFRELGAEMKKWDEI; encoded by the coding sequence ATGAAAGGTACCTACTGTCTTATTATAAGGTGCGGTGGAACTGAAACCATGATTGGAAGCCTCGGTATGATAAGATTTCCTCCAGGCTACTACGTGTATGTTGGATCGGGGTTCGGTTCACTGGAGGCCAGAATAAGAAGGCATCTGAGGGCTGAAAAGAGGATGAGATGGCACATAGACCACCTCTTAAGTGATGCAGAGGTTGTGTCAGTTTTCTATTCTACAGATAAGAGGAGACTTGAATGTGCAGTTTCAGAAAAACTTGAGGGAGATCTCTCTGTGAAGGGTTTCGGATGCTCTGACTGCAGATGCAGGTCACACCTCCACCACTTCGAAACAAGGAAGGAAGCTGAAAAGGCCGTTGAAAAGGCTTTCAGGGAGCTTGGTGCTGAAATGAAAAAATGGGATGAAATTTAG
- a CDS encoding DUF371 domain-containing protein: MAEVRYTLRAKGHPNVTAEHRTTLEVTADPEIGKTADCIIGVSSSDSVSTIPDEVRSAIARESSRVRVVLRTENGFDEISGYGHPDLTLDHPTDIVCRKSNYICGRTLMIGADKAACDLDRRLVRDLMEGKDLTVEIIVEYDDSD; encoded by the coding sequence ATGGCTGAGGTCAGATACACTCTGAGGGCGAAGGGTCACCCCAACGTTACCGCGGAGCACAGGACAACCCTTGAGGTCACAGCTGACCCTGAAATAGGTAAAACCGCAGACTGCATAATAGGTGTTTCATCATCGGATTCTGTTTCGACAATCCCCGATGAGGTGAGGTCTGCCATAGCAAGGGAATCATCACGTGTGAGGGTAGTGCTGCGCACTGAAAACGGTTTTGATGAAATAAGTGGTTACGGACACCCTGACCTCACACTGGATCACCCAACGGATATTGTGTGCCGTAAAAGCAATTACATCTGTGGCAGAACACTCATGATAGGGGCTGATAAGGCTGCATGCGACCTTGACAGAAGGTTAGTGAGGGATCTAATGGAGGGCAAGGACCTCACTGTTGAAATAATAGTTGAATATGATGATTCTGATTAG
- a CDS encoding DUF167 domain-containing protein, with protein MPCLREAGEDLLVDIEVSPASGRFEVRSYNEWRKRIEVKIRAPPEKGRANRELIKEFSSAFNTNAEILSGHKSRHKTLKLYGIDAETFRDLLEERFGVTLPR; from the coding sequence TTGCCCTGTCTTAGAGAAGCGGGTGAGGATCTTCTGGTGGATATTGAAGTATCCCCTGCTTCAGGAAGATTCGAGGTCAGATCTTACAATGAATGGAGGAAGAGAATTGAGGTTAAGATCAGGGCACCCCCAGAGAAGGGGAGGGCCAACAGGGAGTTAATAAAGGAATTTTCATCTGCCTTTAACACCAACGCCGAGATATTATCAGGTCATAAAAGCCGACATAAAACCTTGAAGCTATATGGAATTGATGCTGAGACATTCAGAGATCTTCTGGAGGAAAGATTTGGGGTCACACTTCCACGGTGA
- the galU gene encoding UTP--glucose-1-phosphate uridylyltransferase GalU, whose amino-acid sequence MKAVIPAAGLGTRFLPATKAQPKEMLPVFDKPTIQYVVEEAVASGIDDILIITGKGKRSIEDHFDRSFELEYFLRKNNKKEYLDEVEAISDLADIYFVRQKEQKGLGDAIYCARKHIDGEDAFAVLLGDTITSSSDVPCTRQLMDIYESYGASAIAVEEVPRDKVERYGIIDGKEISAGIYRIDDMVEKPPISEAPSNLAIMGRYVLESEIFDHIENVPPGFGGEIQLTDAMRELKTVYGCLFRGRTYDIGNRVDWLKTSLEFAMRDDEIRPELVDYLRDLISRY is encoded by the coding sequence ATGAAGGCAGTTATACCAGCAGCTGGTCTTGGGACCCGTTTTCTTCCTGCAACCAAGGCACAGCCCAAGGAGATGTTACCGGTATTTGATAAACCAACAATCCAGTACGTTGTGGAGGAAGCTGTGGCTTCAGGCATAGACGATATCCTCATAATAACAGGTAAAGGTAAGAGGTCAATCGAGGACCACTTTGACAGGTCCTTTGAACTTGAATACTTCCTCAGGAAGAACAACAAAAAGGAGTACCTTGACGAGGTTGAGGCCATCTCAGACCTTGCAGACATATACTTTGTGAGGCAGAAGGAGCAGAAGGGTCTAGGGGATGCAATATACTGTGCAAGAAAACACATAGATGGTGAGGACGCCTTTGCGGTCCTCCTTGGTGATACAATAACCTCATCGTCTGATGTCCCATGCACCCGTCAGCTCATGGATATATATGAAAGTTACGGTGCCTCTGCCATTGCCGTTGAGGAGGTTCCAAGAGATAAGGTTGAAAGGTATGGTATCATTGATGGAAAGGAGATCAGTGCTGGAATCTACAGGATAGATGATATGGTCGAAAAACCCCCTATCAGTGAGGCTCCATCGAATCTTGCCATAATGGGAAGGTACGTCCTTGAGAGTGAAATATTTGATCACATAGAGAATGTTCCCCCAGGATTTGGGGGTGAAATCCAGCTAACGGATGCCATGAGGGAACTTAAAACAGTTTATGGCTGTCTCTTCAGGGGCAGAACCTATGATATAGGTAACAGGGTGGACTGGCTTAAAACATCCCTTGAATTTGCCATGAGGGATGATGAGATAAGGCCTGAACTGGTTGATTATCTGAGGGACCTCATTTCCAGATACTAA
- a CDS encoding CPBP family glutamic-type intramembrane protease, with product MERRRILRPEDYIDKIRYLNLRAEEYAEAGDVKKTADTLFKMGREYHKLQKTDLALESYKNALELYREEDDPREADVSFCMGKIYERKGKLKKAGWFYNLAASGFRKAKDLKNESEAVLHSARILERLGKHDEAIDAYKRYNEICLRNQEKVKVLVAYAKMKELEEELKDEFLRYNTSVLLLYLSILVIAEYTTTFISMKLGLVIHTALLFALFIHSSLSKKKMKVLLAAMMMLPLIRIVGLSMPLTVVKHLYWYIIIAVPLFAASAALMRTQNLTRYDAGLNLRKLRWQVAVAFTGFPMGYIEYQILRPDALIPHLSVQNFILGFSVILIGTGLAEELLFRGIVQRNAEDVMGKLPGLLYASLLFTALHVGWKSVYDLIFVFSVAVVYGLAFQRTRSIAGITVSHGISNSILFLVMPFL from the coding sequence TTGGAGAGGCGAAGGATTCTCAGACCAGAGGATTACATTGACAAAATCAGGTACCTGAATCTAAGGGCCGAAGAGTACGCAGAGGCAGGAGACGTCAAGAAAACTGCCGATACACTTTTCAAAATGGGAAGGGAATACCATAAACTTCAGAAAACTGATCTTGCCCTTGAGAGTTACAAGAATGCCCTTGAACTCTACAGGGAGGAAGACGACCCACGTGAGGCCGATGTATCATTCTGCATGGGTAAGATTTATGAGAGGAAGGGTAAGCTGAAGAAGGCAGGGTGGTTCTACAACCTTGCAGCGTCAGGCTTCAGAAAGGCTAAGGATCTCAAAAATGAATCAGAGGCCGTTCTACACAGCGCAAGGATTCTTGAAAGGCTCGGCAAGCATGATGAGGCCATTGATGCATATAAACGCTATAATGAGATCTGCCTCAGGAACCAGGAGAAGGTCAAGGTGCTTGTTGCATATGCAAAGATGAAGGAGCTGGAGGAAGAGCTCAAAGATGAGTTCCTCAGGTACAACACCTCGGTGCTCCTCCTCTACCTCTCCATCCTTGTTATTGCAGAGTACACAACAACCTTTATAAGCATGAAGCTGGGCCTTGTGATTCACACAGCGCTTCTCTTCGCCCTCTTTATCCACTCATCACTCTCAAAGAAAAAGATGAAGGTTCTCCTTGCCGCCATGATGATGCTTCCCCTCATAAGGATCGTGGGACTCTCAATGCCCCTCACAGTTGTAAAGCACCTCTACTGGTACATCATAATAGCAGTTCCACTTTTTGCAGCATCAGCAGCCCTCATGAGAACCCAGAACCTCACAAGGTACGACGCCGGATTGAACTTAAGAAAGTTGCGGTGGCAGGTTGCAGTTGCATTCACAGGTTTTCCAATGGGATACATTGAATACCAGATACTCAGACCAGATGCCCTCATCCCTCATCTCTCAGTTCAGAATTTTATTCTGGGCTTTTCTGTTATTCTCATAGGGACTGGGCTTGCTGAGGAACTCCTTTTCAGGGGTATTGTTCAGAGGAACGCCGAAGATGTTATGGGGAAGCTTCCGGGACTCCTGTATGCATCACTCCTATTTACAGCACTTCACGTGGGCTGGAAATCCGTTTACGACCTTATATTTGTGTTCAGCGTTGCAGTGGTCTATGGTCTTGCATTCCAGAGAACAAGGAGTATCGCAGGTATAACGGTATCACACGGGATATCAAATTCCATACTCTTCCTTGTAATGCCATTTCTATGA
- the galE gene encoding UDP-glucose 4-epimerase GalE: MILIVGGAGYIGSHVNKFLSERGYETFILDNLTKGHREAVRWGKFIEGDLGNRKLLGRIFTEYDVEAVMHFAAFTDVGESVQKPGDYYRNNVMNTLNLLDSMLENGVSRFIFSSTCAVYGNPSEIPITEKHPLNPISPYGRSKLMVEEILRDYNDAYGLSYVSLRYFNAAGADPEGEIGELHEPETHLIPIVLDAAMGLRDSVRIFGTDYPTPDGTCIRDYIHVMDLADAHWRALEYLEGERSGVFNLGNGNGFSVREVIETCGEVTGASINVVEDERRPGDPPELVGSSERARKILGWRPIFTELEEIIKTAWKWHRTAKK; the protein is encoded by the coding sequence ATGATACTTATAGTCGGCGGAGCAGGTTATATCGGTTCACATGTCAATAAGTTCCTCTCAGAGAGGGGATATGAAACCTTCATCCTGGATAACCTTACAAAGGGGCACAGGGAAGCTGTAAGGTGGGGCAAATTCATTGAGGGTGACCTGGGCAACAGAAAACTCCTTGGGAGGATCTTCACTGAATACGATGTTGAGGCAGTGATGCACTTTGCTGCTTTCACAGATGTGGGTGAATCTGTGCAGAAACCAGGAGACTACTACAGAAACAATGTGATGAACACCCTGAACCTCCTTGATTCCATGCTGGAGAATGGTGTCAGCCGGTTCATATTCTCATCAACATGTGCAGTCTACGGCAACCCATCTGAAATCCCGATAACCGAAAAACACCCCCTCAACCCCATAAGCCCCTACGGAAGGTCCAAGCTCATGGTTGAGGAGATACTGAGGGACTACAACGATGCATATGGCCTCAGCTATGTATCACTCCGTTACTTCAACGCAGCAGGCGCCGACCCTGAAGGAGAGATTGGTGAGCTCCACGAGCCTGAAACACACCTCATACCCATAGTACTGGACGCCGCGATGGGTCTGAGGGACTCTGTGAGGATCTTCGGGACAGACTACCCCACACCCGACGGGACATGCATAAGGGACTACATACACGTTATGGACCTTGCAGACGCCCACTGGAGGGCCCTTGAATACCTTGAAGGTGAAAGGAGTGGAGTGTTCAACCTTGGAAACGGGAACGGGTTCTCTGTGAGAGAGGTCATAGAAACCTGTGGAGAGGTTACAGGTGCAAGTATAAATGTTGTGGAGGATGAAAGAAGACCTGGAGACCCACCAGAACTTGTTGGAAGTTCAGAAAGGGCACGTAAAATCCTTGGTTGGAGACCCATTTTCACTGAACTTGAGGAAATCATCAAAACCGCATGGAAGTGGCATAGAACCGCAAAAAAATGA
- a CDS encoding EamA family transporter, whose amino-acid sequence MNYLVFALFAALMFGLAPIFSKIGLEGVNPGIALTIRSSVITVVMLSWVMFSGGMDALSDVGPRGWFFLALDGISAALLGQLFYYYALKSGEASIVVPVVAAFPIFTLIVAAFLLGERVTAAKAIGLLMVVGGVVLVRM is encoded by the coding sequence TTGAACTACCTGGTATTCGCGCTCTTTGCAGCATTGATGTTTGGTCTGGCCCCAATTTTCAGCAAGATAGGGCTTGAGGGCGTTAACCCTGGAATAGCACTTACAATAAGAAGTTCCGTCATAACAGTGGTCATGCTCTCATGGGTGATGTTCAGCGGGGGCATGGATGCTCTCTCAGATGTGGGTCCAAGGGGATGGTTCTTCCTGGCACTGGATGGTATATCAGCAGCTCTCCTGGGACAGCTCTTTTATTACTATGCACTCAAATCAGGGGAGGCATCAATAGTTGTACCCGTGGTTGCGGCCTTCCCCATATTCACCCTCATAGTTGCGGCTTTCCTGCTGGGTGAGAGGGTAACGGCGGCGAAGGCCATCGGGTTGTTAATGGTTGTTGGGGGTGTGGTGCTTGTCCGGATGTGA
- a CDS encoding GyrI-like domain-containing protein, which translates to MKITEKMVEGVRVAYMECSGSYDRIPQYIAEVAEWVIENGLQMTGRVYGTYYNSPEDVSEDELVYEIGVSIAGESEPSEKIKIKNLPAHRVLATLHEGPYSEVGPAIHALMDYATENGYEIAGPVTEVYLNSPLEVDESELLTEVQLPVKKPD; encoded by the coding sequence ATGAAGATAACTGAGAAGATGGTTGAAGGGGTTCGGGTTGCCTACATGGAGTGTTCTGGTAGCTATGACCGTATACCCCAGTACATAGCTGAGGTTGCAGAGTGGGTCATAGAGAATGGACTGCAGATGACGGGACGTGTATACGGGACCTACTATAACAGTCCAGAAGATGTGAGTGAGGATGAACTAGTCTATGAGATAGGGGTCTCCATTGCAGGTGAATCGGAGCCGTCTGAAAAAATTAAGATAAAGAACTTACCTGCCCACAGGGTCCTTGCAACACTTCATGAGGGGCCATACAGTGAGGTGGGTCCTGCCATCCATGCTTTAATGGATTATGCCACTGAAAATGGCTATGAAATTGCAGGCCCAGTAACTGAGGTCTACCTCAACAGTCCACTGGAGGTGGATGAATCGGAGCTTCTAACAGAGGTTCAGCTCCCTGTCAAGAAACCTGATTGA
- a CDS encoding GerW family sporulation protein, whose translation MKIEEPIKTTVEELRKLLDVKNLVGESIETEDKVLIPLMKMGVGFGAGMGEGTSSESEGGSGSGAGAAAGAEPVAMIVLLKGVEGPEGVRVIDLRSGSTGRIIQELGSTVTDIIREISDKREPETESEE comes from the coding sequence ATGAAAATTGAAGAACCAATTAAAACAACAGTTGAGGAGCTCCGCAAGCTCCTGGATGTGAAGAACCTTGTGGGTGAGTCCATCGAGACAGAGGATAAGGTTCTGATACCACTCATGAAGATGGGTGTCGGGTTCGGTGCCGGTATGGGTGAGGGAACATCCTCTGAGTCTGAGGGGGGCTCTGGAAGCGGTGCAGGTGCTGCTGCTGGAGCTGAACCAGTGGCCATGATAGTCCTCCTTAAGGGGGTTGAGGGCCCGGAGGGTGTTAGGGTGATTGACCTCAGATCAGGGAGCACCGGGAGGATCATACAGGAACTTGGATCCACCGTTACAGATATAATACGGGAGATTTCAGATAAGAGGGAACCTGAAACTGAGAGCGAAGAATGA
- a CDS encoding DUF2953 domain-containing protein, with translation MKILLIIISFSLAAFLLVLISKYTVILRVVRDGGRTDFRIWVTLWRVRILTRSFNGGSKRGDGEAVEPAAMKRIFRRTWRARRYLMDLLMAMISSITIRRLEIRVSVGTGDASDTAIITGYLWTISALTSSLRNIEINAIPDFLRGDINGKIELEMSIRPLKPVLVFTMLLLRKPLRDLFMGFREL, from the coding sequence ATGAAGATCCTCCTCATAATCATCTCATTTTCACTTGCAGCCTTTTTACTGGTCCTCATATCAAAGTATACTGTTATCCTGAGGGTTGTCAGGGATGGGGGGAGAACCGACTTCAGAATATGGGTCACTCTCTGGAGGGTTAGAATTTTAACCAGAAGCTTTAATGGGGGAAGTAAGAGGGGGGATGGGGAGGCAGTGGAGCCTGCAGCCATGAAAAGGATTTTCAGAAGGACCTGGAGGGCAAGGAGGTACCTAATGGACCTGTTAATGGCCATGATATCCTCCATAACCATAAGGAGGCTCGAGATAAGAGTTTCGGTGGGAACCGGTGATGCATCTGACACCGCAATCATCACAGGTTACCTATGGACCATTTCAGCACTGACATCCTCCTTAAGGAACATTGAAATAAATGCGATCCCGGATTTTCTCAGAGGGGATATAAACGGAAAAATCGAACTTGAAATGAGCATCAGGCCACTGAAACCTGTCCTGGTTTTTACCATGCTTCTCCTTAGGAAGCCACTCAGGGACCTTTTTATGGGATTCAGGGAATTATAA